Part of the Campylobacter suis genome, TAAGAAGGCTATAAGCTTTGGAACTGCGGTAAATGCAAAAATAAATAAAAAATCAGTCTTTAACCGAAAAAATTATTTCTATCCAGACTTGCCAAAGGCGTATCAAATTTCACAATTTGAAGTACCGATAGTCGAAGGAGGTGAGCTTTTTATCGATGTTGATGGCAAACAAAAGCGCATAGGCATAACTAGAGCACATCTTGAAGAAGATGCCGGAAAAAATATCCATGAAGGTAATGGTAGTTTGGTTGATTTAAACCGCGCTGGAACGCCTTTACTTGAGATAGTTTCTGAGCCTGATTTGCGAAGTTCTGATGAAGCTGTAGCTTATCTTAAAAAACTACACTCTATTTTGCGCTTTTTAAATATAAGCGACGCCAATATGCAAGAAGGTTCGTTTCGTTGCGATGCAAATGTTAGCATTAGACCAAAAGGCGATACAAAGCTCTATACGCGCGTAGAGATAAAGAATTTAAATTCATTTCGCTTTATTCAAAAGGCTATTGATTATGAAGTAGAGCGCCAAAGTATAGCGTGGGAAGATGGAAAGTATGATGATGAAGTATATCAAGAAACTAGGCTTTTTGATACTGTAAATTTGGTAACTCGTTCAATGCGTGGTAAGGAAGATAGCGCTGAGTATAGATATTTTCCAGATCCTGACTTGTTGCCAGTAGAGATTTGTGATGAGATGTATAACGAGGCTATTAAAATTCCAGAACTAGCTGAGCAAAAGATAGCACGCTATCAAAAAGAATTTGGTATAAAACAAGCAGATGCTGAAAATTTGGTTTCAAGTGTTGAGATGGTAAAGTTTTTTGAAGAGCTTATAGATGCTAAAATTTCACCAAAACTAGCCACTACTTGGCTTCTTGTAGAGCTTAACGGACGATTAAAAAATGGCGTTACTATTGAAACTAGCCCTGTTGGAAGTGCAAAGCTAGCACAGCTTTTAGCTCGTATTGAGGATGGGACTATAAGTGGCAAGGCTGCTAAGGATGTATTGGATCATCTAATGCAAAATCCAAGCGAAAATGTAGATGATATTATCAAACATCTTGGACTAAAACAAGTTAGCGATGATGGTGCTATAGTGGCAATAATAGAGCAAATTTTAGCCACAAACGCTGATAAAGTGGCAGAATATAAAGCTGGGAAAGAGAAGATGTTTGGCTTTTTTGTAGGTCAGGCGATGAAAGAGGGTAAGGGTGCTTTTAACCCAGTGAAAGTAAATGAAATTTTAAAACAAAAATTAGGCTAAAGATGAAAATAGCAGTCATAGGTGCTGGCAAATGGGGCACGGCACTTTTTCATGCCATAAGAGAAAATCACGAGTGTGTCATAACATCAAGAACCCCAAGAGATATACAAGGTTTTGTTGATTTAGATGAGGCTCTAAACTGTGAATATTTAGTAAGTACTGTGCCCACTCAAAGCGTAAATGAGTGGCTTGTAAAAAATTTTAACTTTAAAAATCAAAAAATTTTAGTTGCAAGCAAGGGTATAGAAACTAGTACAAATCGCTTTTTAAATGAAATTTACGAGAATTTCTTGCCAGGCGAAAATTTAGCTTTTTTATCTGGTCCAACATTTGCAAAAGAGGTTGAAAAAAAGCTACCATGTGCACTTGTTGTAAGTTCAAAAGATATAAAGCTTGCCAAAAAAATTGCTAGTTTTTTTCCAAATTTTATGAAGGCCTATGCCGATGATGATGTCGTGGGAGCTGAAATTTGCGGTGCTTACAAAAATGTCATAGCCATAGCTGGGGGTATTTGCGATGGACTTGGACTTGGCAACAATGCTCGTGCTAGCCTTATATCTCGTGGTCTTGTGGAGATGGCTAGGTTTGGTAAATTTTTTGGAGCAAAAGATGATACATTTTTAGGTCTTAGCGGGGCAGGAGATCTCTTTTTGACAGCTTCATCTGTTCTTTCACGAAATTATAGAGTAGGTATGGGACTTGCTAAAAATGAGAGTTTGGATAAAATTTTAAACAACCTTGGCGAAGTTGCTGAGGGTGTTCCTACCGCAAAGGCTATCTGCGATATAGCCCAAAAAAACGACATTTATACGCCTATTGCTGTTGAAGTTGCTGCGATGATAGATGGCAAAGATGTAAGTCAAAGTGTAAAAATACTACTAAGTAAAAAGTGATAGTAATGATAAAAATTTTAGTATTTTGTCTATTTGTGTGTTTAAATCTAAGTGCTGCTGAGCCTACTTTGCGTGCTATGGTGGCACAGATGGTTATGGTTGGTTTTAATGGTGCAAGTCTTAATGAAACTAGTGTAAAAGTGATGATTAGTGATGCGGGATACTCTCGTTTTGGCGGTGTAATGCTACTAGGGAGAAATATTAAAGATAAAGCGGGGCTAAAAGCTCTGACCTTAGCCGTTAAAAACAAAGCTCCAAATTTATTTATAGCTATCGATGAAGAGGGCGGTAAAGTAAGTCGCTTAGGTGGGCTTGGAGTTAAATTTATCAGCGCAAAAGAGGTTGGTGAAACACTTGATATAAAGCAGGCACACGAGCTTTATTTAAAGATGGGTAAAAATTTAAAAGAGCTTGGCATAAACATGAACTTTGCTCCAGTTGTTGATCTTCATAGTGATACTTCACCAATTATAGGCAAGAAAGAGCGTGCTTTTAGTGCAAATGGTGCAAAAGTAAGCCTTTATGCAAATACTTTTATGGATGCGATGGGTGCAAACGGCATCATTAGTGTTATGAAACATTTTCCAGGGCATGGTAACTCAGAAAGTGACTCACATAAGGATAAAAGTGTAGTAAAGCTTACTCGTGATGCACTTTTGCCTTATAGAGATGCTATCTCGCAGGGTAGGGCTTTGGCTATTATGAGTGGACATCTTTATGTAAGCAACTTAGATGACAAAAACCCAGCAACCCTTTCGCATATAACCATAAACTCACTTCTTAGAACGGAGCTTGGTTTCGGTGGTGTTGTGATAAGTGATGATATGCTTATGAAGGGCGTTGGTACAGAGTCTTTGAAAGAGAAAATTTTTAAGTTTATAAACGCTGGCGGGGATATTTTGCTTTTTAGTGAGTTT contains:
- the gatB gene encoding Asp-tRNA(Asn)/Glu-tRNA(Gln) amidotransferase subunit GatB, with product MFEVIIGLEVHTQLNTKTKIFCSCATSFGEEANTNVCPTCLALPGALPVLNKEAVKKAISFGTAVNAKINKKSVFNRKNYFYPDLPKAYQISQFEVPIVEGGELFIDVDGKQKRIGITRAHLEEDAGKNIHEGNGSLVDLNRAGTPLLEIVSEPDLRSSDEAVAYLKKLHSILRFLNISDANMQEGSFRCDANVSIRPKGDTKLYTRVEIKNLNSFRFIQKAIDYEVERQSIAWEDGKYDDEVYQETRLFDTVNLVTRSMRGKEDSAEYRYFPDPDLLPVEICDEMYNEAIKIPELAEQKIARYQKEFGIKQADAENLVSSVEMVKFFEELIDAKISPKLATTWLLVELNGRLKNGVTIETSPVGSAKLAQLLARIEDGTISGKAAKDVLDHLMQNPSENVDDIIKHLGLKQVSDDGAIVAIIEQILATNADKVAEYKAGKEKMFGFFVGQAMKEGKGAFNPVKVNEILKQKLG
- a CDS encoding NAD(P)H-dependent glycerol-3-phosphate dehydrogenase, which translates into the protein MKIAVIGAGKWGTALFHAIRENHECVITSRTPRDIQGFVDLDEALNCEYLVSTVPTQSVNEWLVKNFNFKNQKILVASKGIETSTNRFLNEIYENFLPGENLAFLSGPTFAKEVEKKLPCALVVSSKDIKLAKKIASFFPNFMKAYADDDVVGAEICGAYKNVIAIAGGICDGLGLGNNARASLISRGLVEMARFGKFFGAKDDTFLGLSGAGDLFLTASSVLSRNYRVGMGLAKNESLDKILNNLGEVAEGVPTAKAICDIAQKNDIYTPIAVEVAAMIDGKDVSQSVKILLSKK
- a CDS encoding glycoside hydrolase family 3 N-terminal domain-containing protein, whose protein sequence is MIKILVFCLFVCLNLSAAEPTLRAMVAQMVMVGFNGASLNETSVKVMISDAGYSRFGGVMLLGRNIKDKAGLKALTLAVKNKAPNLFIAIDEEGGKVSRLGGLGVKFISAKEVGETLDIKQAHELYLKMGKNLKELGINMNFAPVVDLHSDTSPIIGKKERAFSANGAKVSLYANTFMDAMGANGIISVMKHFPGHGNSESDSHKDKSVVKLTRDALLPYRDAISQGRALAIMSGHLYVSNLDDKNPATLSHITINSLLRTELGFGGVVISDDMLMKGVGTESLKEKIFKFINAGGDILLFSEFNLDGRKSAELVKQHIIDLVNEKRISKERIEASYKRIMSLKKLIK